A window of the Plutella xylostella chromosome 11, ilPluXylo3.1, whole genome shotgun sequence genome harbors these coding sequences:
- the LOC105385031 gene encoding uncharacterized protein LOC105385031 isoform X3 has translation MWQPCLLLFLIPSCFTAPTTEQEPTTDAILAHHHRDLTIVTYIQTFKTLMTDYVRSQYTELTHHELEQITDVIEDFLTKFSRDLRDVVDKGDKDTINYEGTVTRVDEEVYVDDNMNDAQFEDLKLKVKAEFPDMDDAMVDEVIRSLRKNLFETRQKLDKIINSAKRANIEYAKTGNL, from the coding sequence GGCAACCATGCCTCCTTTTATTCTTGATCCCAAGTTGCTTCACGGCACCCACCACCGAGCAGGAGCCCACCACTGACGCCATCTTAGCTCACCATCACCGTGACCTGACCATCGTCACCTACATCCAGACGTTTAAGACCTTGATGACGGATTACGTCAGATCCCAATACACTGAACTGACGCACCACGAGCTGGAGCAAATCACTGACGTGATAGAGGATTTTTTAACGAAATTCTCTCGGGATTTAAGAGATGTTGTCGATAAAGGAGACAAAGATACTATCAATTACGAAGGTACAGTTACAAGGGTCGATGAAGAGGTGTATGTAGATGATAACATGAATGATGCTCAGTTTGAAGATCTTAAACTGAAAGTTAAAGCGGAGTTCCCTGATATGGACGATGCGATGGTGGATGAGGTGATCAGGAGTCTAAGGAAGAATCTATTCGAGACGCGACAGAAGTTGGATAAAATTATCAACAGTGCGAAAAGAGCGAATATCGAATACGCTAAAACGGGTAACTTGTGA